The Microscilla marina ATCC 23134 genome includes a region encoding these proteins:
- a CDS encoding bifunctional 3-deoxy-7-phosphoheptulonate synthase/chorismate mutase type II, whose protein sequence is MKLELDIHPLQSWIPHQDKPLIISGPCSAESEEQLVNTAKQLKPLGINILRAGVWKPRTRPNSFEGYGEQALKWLQTAKKEVELPVAIEVATPQHIELALKHDVDILWLGARTTVNPFNVQEIADALKGVDVPVMIKNPINPDLALWIGAIERIYNAGIRKLAVIHRGFSTFQKSKYRNEPTWQIPIELKTILPNMPIIGDPSHIAGRRDLLQEVSQKSLDLNYDGLMIESHIDPDNALSDAKQQVTPDSLRNILGGLQTRISRGENQDAVFLNQLEELRKQIDNVDRELIEILKSRMNLVEKACEYKLQNNVTIFQVERWNDIFRSRSEWAQKMNLKGDFISEIYKLIHVESIRSQTEVMVKRETVDNSK, encoded by the coding sequence ATGAAACTAGAATTAGATATTCACCCGTTACAGAGCTGGATTCCGCATCAGGACAAGCCTTTGATCATTTCTGGCCCTTGTAGTGCCGAGTCTGAAGAACAGCTCGTAAACACTGCTAAACAATTGAAGCCATTGGGTATCAACATATTAAGAGCTGGTGTGTGGAAACCACGCACGCGCCCCAATAGTTTTGAAGGCTACGGCGAACAAGCCCTGAAATGGTTGCAAACTGCCAAAAAGGAGGTAGAATTACCAGTAGCTATTGAGGTGGCCACTCCACAGCACATAGAGTTAGCCCTTAAGCACGATGTTGACATTTTGTGGTTGGGTGCACGTACTACGGTAAACCCTTTTAATGTACAGGAGATAGCTGATGCCTTGAAAGGCGTAGATGTTCCGGTGATGATCAAAAACCCAATCAACCCCGATTTGGCGTTGTGGATTGGAGCCATTGAGCGTATCTATAATGCAGGTATTCGTAAGCTGGCGGTGATTCACCGAGGCTTTTCTACTTTCCAAAAATCAAAATATCGCAACGAACCTACCTGGCAAATACCCATTGAGCTAAAAACTATTTTGCCCAATATGCCCATCATTGGCGACCCTAGCCATATTGCCGGACGCAGAGATTTATTACAAGAAGTATCGCAAAAGTCGCTGGATTTGAATTATGACGGGCTTATGATTGAATCTCATATTGACCCCGACAATGCTTTGAGTGATGCCAAACAGCAGGTAACACCTGATTCGCTCAGAAATATTTTAGGTGGTTTGCAAACCCGTATCTCCAGAGGTGAAAACCAAGATGCAGTGTTTTTGAATCAACTGGAAGAGCTACGCAAGCAAATTGACAATGTAGACCGTGAGTTGATTGAGATTTTGAAAAGCCGAATGAATCTGGTAGAAAAAGCCTGCGAATACAAGCTACAAAATAATGTAACGATTTTTCAGGTAGAACGCTGGAATGACATTTTTAGAAGTCGCTCTGAGTGGGCACAAAAAATGAATCTAAAAGGAGACTTTATCTCTGAGATTTATAAACTCATTCACGTAGAGTCGATCCGTAGCCAAACCGAAGTAATGGTAAAGCGCGAAACAGTAGACAATTCTAAGTGA
- the bla gene encoding subclass B1 metallo-beta-lactamase, whose product MTKLTTTCFVLALSLLSYACYAQKIKVKKLEKNVYVHISYKKMGNTNVPSNGLIVKTNKGVWIIDTAWDDDQTKQIIGWVKKNLKKPIQQVIITHAHDDRAGGIQAFLDEKIPVTSTQLTAKRTVKSGLPSPQPVLKKSQVIDCGNNNLEIFSPGWGHAPDNIVVYLTKQKVLFGGCFIKSTDTRKLGNTKDAHLKLWKKGLLKVQSKFKEVETVVPGHQDWGDGRLITHTMDLLDVSLHR is encoded by the coding sequence ATGACAAAACTAACAACCACTTGCTTTGTATTAGCACTCAGCCTGCTAAGTTATGCTTGCTATGCCCAAAAAATCAAAGTAAAGAAACTGGAAAAAAATGTGTATGTGCATATCTCATACAAAAAGATGGGCAACACCAATGTACCTTCTAATGGCTTGATTGTAAAAACTAATAAAGGAGTATGGATTATTGATACTGCCTGGGACGACGATCAAACCAAGCAAATCATTGGTTGGGTAAAAAAGAACCTTAAAAAACCAATTCAACAAGTAATCATTACCCACGCTCACGACGATCGTGCGGGGGGAATTCAGGCTTTTCTGGATGAAAAAATCCCGGTGACATCTACCCAACTTACTGCCAAGCGAACCGTAAAGTCGGGATTGCCTTCTCCACAACCTGTATTAAAGAAAAGTCAGGTAATTGACTGTGGGAATAATAATCTTGAAATTTTCTCGCCAGGTTGGGGACACGCTCCTGATAATATTGTGGTGTACCTCACCAAGCAAAAGGTATTGTTTGGGGGATGTTTCATCAAAAGTACCGATACCCGCAAGTTGGGTAATACTAAAGATGCTCACCTAAAACTCTGGAAAAAGGGACTGCTCAAAGTGCAGAGTAAGTTTAAAGAAGTAGAAACTGTAGTACCTGGACACCAGGACTGGGGAGATGGTAGACTCATTACCCATACAATGGATCTTTTGGATGTTTCTTTGCACAGATAA